The Anaerolineae bacterium genome includes a window with the following:
- a CDS encoding DeoR/GlpR transcriptional regulator has product MLLKEERLRLTLEALREQGKVTVPELSSIFGVSEITIRRDLNELARQGLVRRAHGGAVYPIETPPEPPVIQRMQENRDLKIRIARAAARLVAPGDTIFLSSGSTATYVARQLADRKNLTVVTNSISVATELATAEGITVVVLGGMLRASELSMVGHITEQALREVRIDKVIIGMRAVSPEAGLTNDYLPEIMTDRAILQVAPENILVVDHTKLGKTASAYVAPIDRITRLVTNREADPALLAQIRQMGIEVIEA; this is encoded by the coding sequence ATGTTGCTCAAAGAGGAACGACTGCGATTGACGCTGGAGGCGCTCCGCGAGCAGGGCAAAGTGACCGTCCCTGAACTGAGCAGCATCTTCGGGGTCAGCGAGATCACCATCCGCCGTGATCTCAATGAACTGGCCCGCCAGGGTCTGGTCCGCCGCGCTCATGGCGGGGCTGTCTACCCCATCGAAACGCCCCCGGAACCGCCGGTGATCCAGCGCATGCAGGAAAACCGCGACCTCAAGATCCGCATCGCCAGGGCAGCCGCCAGACTCGTCGCTCCCGGTGACACCATCTTCCTCAGCTCCGGCTCCACCGCTACCTACGTCGCCCGGCAACTGGCCGATCGCAAAAACCTTACCGTGGTCACCAACTCGATCAGCGTGGCCACCGAACTGGCCACCGCCGAGGGGATCACCGTGGTGGTGCTGGGCGGGATGCTACGCGCCTCGGAGCTGTCGATGGTCGGCCATATCACCGAGCAGGCCCTTCGCGAAGTGCGCATCGACAAGGTCATCATCGGCATGCGCGCCGTCAGCCCAGAAGCCGGACTGACCAACGACTACCTCCCGGAAATCATGACCGACCGGGCCATCCTGCAGGTCGCCCCGGAAAACATCCTCGTCGTCGATCACACCAAGCTGGGCAAGACGGCCTCCGCCTACGTCGCCCCGATCGACCGCATCACCCGCCTGGTCACCAACCGGGAAGCCGACCCCGCCCTGCTGGCCCAGATCCGTCAGATGGGCATCGAAGTCATTGAAGCCTGA
- a CDS encoding ROK family protein, which produces MSASHTVAIGIDIGGTHTKLGLVDSAGNISAFRRIPTEAQGTDPLPFVTRLLAQIDELLAAAKGPVAGLGVSMHGELDDDRRGPIIAGNTPALRNFDMRGTLERHYRLPVDVYNDLTAHSLGEYYFGTGRGVERFMCLAIGTGLGAGVIVKGKPLIIDGGNSGNTGLIILDPQGPVDHNGIRGSAEGLCGVRGIERLARERYGRDVPAYNVIAAAREGNDPIASGIIRQIGAYLGQTLASLSVIFYPHRIALTGGTAAAGPVLLAACQESFEALVGPFFRDIAANTRGHFREVEIVLGEQGNETGLLGAVIALLGLSAP; this is translated from the coding sequence ATGAGTGCTTCCCACACCGTCGCCATCGGCATTGACATCGGCGGCACCCATACCAAGCTGGGGCTGGTAGACAGCGCGGGGAACATCTCGGCCTTCCGGCGCATCCCGACCGAGGCGCAGGGAACCGACCCGCTGCCTTTCGTCACCCGCCTGCTGGCACAGATCGATGAGCTGCTGGCCGCGGCGAAAGGGCCGGTAGCTGGCCTCGGCGTCTCCATGCACGGCGAGCTGGACGACGACCGCCGTGGCCCGATCATCGCCGGCAACACCCCCGCCCTGCGCAACTTCGACATGCGCGGTACGCTGGAGCGCCACTACCGGCTGCCCGTCGACGTGTACAACGACCTCACCGCCCACTCCCTTGGGGAGTACTACTTCGGCACTGGCCGGGGAGTGGAGCGCTTCATGTGCCTGGCCATCGGCACCGGCCTGGGGGCCGGGGTTATCGTCAAAGGCAAGCCCCTGATCATCGACGGCGGCAATTCCGGCAACACTGGCCTGATCATCCTCGACCCGCAGGGGCCGGTCGATCACAACGGCATCCGTGGCTCGGCGGAAGGTCTGTGCGGCGTACGGGGAATCGAACGGCTGGCCCGCGAACGATATGGCCGTGACGTGCCCGCCTACAATGTCATCGCCGCGGCGCGGGAAGGCAATGACCCCATCGCCAGCGGGATCATCCGGCAGATCGGCGCGTACCTGGGGCAGACGCTAGCCTCGCTCAGCGTGATCTTCTACCCCCACCGCATCGCCCTGACCGGCGGGACCGCCGCCGCCGGGCCGGTGCTGCTGGCCGCCTGCCAGGAGAGCTTTGAGGCGCTGGTCGGCCCGTTCTTCCGGGATATTGCCGCCAATACACGCGGGCACTTCCGGGAAGTGGAGATCGTGCTTGGCGAGCAGGGCAACGAGACCGGTCTGCTGGGTGCGGTCATTGCCCTGCTGGGCCTCAGCGCCCCCTGA
- a CDS encoding SIS domain-containing protein — protein MDERGKHTLAEILSQPEIWSNALQVINAQAQALGDFWGQNHFEQVLFTGCGSTYYLAQFAAALLRSQSHIPARAYPASELALFPDSCFDPQSNTLLVAISRSGETTETLAAVRLFRARYRGQVLVVTCYSESALAAEANLLVAIDAAREQSVAQTRSFSSMALVSQAIAGIFAGQALDLSPLPAVARRLLTDYGSLARELGENGQIERFFFLGSNVLYGLACEAMLKMKEMSLSYSEAYHMLEFRHGPMSMVNEHALVVGLLSDQASAQETAVLRDMRARGACILAIGEAPGEDVASLGQVVALQTGLPLAARAIAYLLVLQLLAYYRAIFNQQNPDQPANLHAVIVLEPLV, from the coding sequence ATGGACGAGCGTGGCAAACACACGCTGGCCGAAATCCTGAGCCAGCCAGAGATCTGGTCAAACGCCCTCCAGGTGATCAACGCTCAGGCGCAGGCGCTGGGCGACTTCTGGGGGCAGAACCACTTCGAGCAAGTTCTGTTTACCGGCTGCGGATCCACCTACTATCTGGCGCAATTTGCGGCGGCGCTGCTGCGAAGCCAGTCGCATATTCCCGCCCGCGCTTACCCGGCCTCCGAACTCGCGCTTTTCCCCGACTCCTGTTTTGACCCCCAGAGCAACACCCTGCTGGTCGCCATCTCCCGTTCCGGAGAGACGACTGAAACGCTGGCGGCCGTCCGACTGTTCCGGGCACGTTACCGTGGCCAGGTGCTGGTGGTGACCTGCTACAGTGAGAGCGCCCTGGCAGCCGAAGCCAACCTGCTGGTCGCCATTGATGCGGCCCGCGAGCAAAGTGTCGCCCAGACACGCTCTTTCAGCAGCATGGCGCTGGTCAGCCAGGCGATTGCCGGGATATTCGCCGGGCAGGCGCTCGATCTCTCGCCATTGCCAGCAGTGGCCCGGCGGCTGCTGACTGACTACGGCAGTCTTGCCCGCGAACTGGGGGAAAACGGCCAGATCGAACGGTTCTTCTTCCTGGGGTCGAACGTGCTGTACGGGTTGGCCTGCGAGGCCATGCTGAAGATGAAGGAAATGTCGCTGTCCTACAGCGAGGCGTATCACATGCTGGAATTCCGGCATGGCCCGATGTCGATGGTCAACGAGCATGCCCTGGTGGTCGGTCTGCTTTCGGATCAGGCCAGCGCCCAGGAGACGGCCGTTCTGCGTGATATGCGCGCGCGCGGCGCATGTATCCTGGCCATCGGCGAGGCGCCGGGCGAGGATGTCGCCAGCCTGGGGCAGGTGGTGGCGCTGCAGACCGGGCTGCCGCTGGCGGCGCGGGCCATTGCCTACCTCCTGGTGCTGCAATTGCTGGCCTATTACCGCGCGATCTTCAATCAACAGAATCCTGATCAGCCGGCCAACCTGCACGCGGTGATCGTCCTGGAGCCACTGGTATAA
- a CDS encoding SIS domain-containing protein gives MTATTHTLTEILSQPAIWRDALDVIARRSPEIRAMWAQHRFEQLILTGCGSTCYAALVGAALIQQITGLPCRALSASELMLFPRREFSPQRPTLLITVSREGKTRETIEAARLFRACGRGMTLAVTCTSESVLAQEADFVLAIDTAREVSRAQTRSFSSMTLVLQALALLFAGQDALEPLAALPAHLERLAARYAPLVADLGADLRLERFLFLGSGPLYGLACEAALKALETTLLPALAFHTLEYLHGPKYIVTERTLVVGLLTDDLLPEERRAMDDAHQRGATCLWISDRQDGLPAAGERLFPISLETGLPLEARAILYLPLLQQIICRQSMARGLNPDLPGQRA, from the coding sequence ATGACGGCAACCACCCACACCCTGACCGAAATCCTCAGCCAGCCGGCCATCTGGCGCGACGCGCTGGATGTGATCGCCCGGCGCAGCCCGGAAATCCGGGCCATGTGGGCGCAGCACCGCTTTGAGCAGCTCATCCTCACCGGCTGCGGCTCCACCTGTTACGCCGCCCTGGTCGGCGCGGCGCTGATCCAGCAGATCACCGGTCTCCCCTGCCGGGCGCTGTCCGCCTCGGAGTTGATGCTCTTTCCCCGCCGCGAATTTTCGCCGCAGCGTCCCACCCTGCTGATCACTGTCTCTCGCGAGGGCAAGACCCGCGAGACCATCGAAGCCGCCCGCCTGTTCCGCGCCTGTGGCCGGGGAATGACGCTGGCCGTGACCTGCACCAGCGAAAGCGTCCTGGCCCAGGAAGCCGACTTTGTGCTGGCCATCGACACCGCGCGGGAAGTCAGCCGCGCCCAGACGCGCTCCTTCAGCAGCATGACCCTCGTCCTGCAGGCGCTGGCGCTGCTCTTTGCCGGTCAGGACGCGCTCGAACCGCTGGCCGCGCTGCCCGCTCACCTGGAACGCCTGGCTGCCCGTTATGCGCCCCTGGTCGCCGACCTGGGCGCCGACCTGCGCCTGGAGCGTTTCCTGTTCCTGGGGTCTGGCCCGCTGTACGGCCTGGCCTGCGAAGCCGCGCTCAAAGCCCTGGAGACCACCCTGTTGCCCGCCCTGGCCTTCCACACCCTGGAATACCTGCACGGGCCAAAGTACATCGTCACGGAGCGCACGCTGGTGGTCGGGCTGCTGACAGACGACCTGTTGCCGGAAGAACGCCGGGCGATGGACGATGCCCACCAGCGGGGCGCAACCTGTCTGTGGATCAGTGACCGGCAGGACGGCCTGCCCGCCGCCGGTGAACGCCTCTTCCCGATCAGCCTGGAGACCGGCCTGCCCCTCGAAGCGCGGGCCATCCTCTACCTGCCGCTGCTCCAGCAGATCATCTGCCGCCAATCCATGGCCCGCGGCCTGAACCCCGACCTGCCCGGCCAGCGCGCGTGA
- the nagA gene encoding N-acetylglucosamine-6-phosphate deacetylase has product MRTLVAGGRVLTPAALLPDHAVVMEDGRIVSITRGRPEGSFDRVIDASGMWVVPGFIDVHVHGGDGFDAMDATPEALLGMGRFFARHGVTAYYATTTSAPADSILAAIETVMTTPQPRDGARHLGVHVEGPYLNPAHCGAQQVSDMRDPDPEEYGNWLESGVVKLVTVAPERPGVMEFIREGAREGVEFAVGHSGASYEQMLEAANHGLRQATHTYNGMLGLHHREPGTLGAIMTDDRIYGQLICDGIHVHPAMVKLLIRAKGAARTILITDSIRAAGLPDGEYDIGDGQIATVRNGIVRVPSGSLAGSTLTMDAAVRNAIAFTGMSLQEMLPMATSVPAEAMGLAGKKGVLAVGADADLVLLDPDLCVRMTLVAGEVVYRAGQEAASVG; this is encoded by the coding sequence ATGCGCACGCTTGTTGCAGGTGGCAGGGTGCTGACGCCTGCTGCGCTGCTGCCCGACCACGCTGTTGTGATGGAAGACGGCCGGATCGTCTCGATTACCAGAGGCCGGCCAGAAGGTTCCTTTGACCGGGTAATTGATGCCTCCGGTATGTGGGTGGTTCCCGGCTTTATCGATGTGCATGTGCATGGCGGGGATGGGTTTGATGCCATGGATGCCACGCCGGAGGCGCTGCTGGGCATGGGGCGTTTCTTTGCCCGGCATGGCGTGACGGCCTACTATGCTACCACAACCAGCGCTCCCGCTGATTCCATTCTGGCCGCGATCGAAACGGTGATGACCACGCCGCAGCCTCGCGATGGCGCCCGGCACCTGGGCGTGCACGTGGAAGGCCCCTACCTGAATCCGGCCCATTGCGGCGCGCAGCAGGTCAGCGACATGCGCGATCCTGACCCGGAGGAATACGGCAACTGGCTGGAGAGCGGCGTGGTCAAGCTGGTGACCGTGGCCCCGGAACGACCCGGTGTGATGGAGTTTATCAGGGAAGGTGCCAGAGAAGGGGTGGAGTTCGCCGTCGGGCATAGCGGCGCCAGTTACGAGCAGATGCTGGAAGCGGCCAATCACGGGCTGCGACAGGCGACCCATACCTACAACGGTATGCTGGGGCTACATCACCGCGAGCCGGGCACACTTGGCGCTATCATGACCGATGACCGCATCTACGGCCAGTTGATCTGCGACGGCATCCATGTTCACCCGGCTATGGTTAAGCTCCTGATCCGCGCTAAGGGCGCCGCGCGCACAATCCTGATCACCGATTCTATCCGCGCTGCTGGCCTGCCGGATGGCGAATACGACATCGGCGACGGCCAGATCGCTACCGTGCGGAATGGCATCGTGCGCGTGCCCAGCGGCAGCCTGGCCGGGAGCACGTTGACCATGGATGCTGCCGTGCGGAACGCGATCGCCTTCACCGGCATGTCGCTGCAGGAAATGCTGCCGATGGCGACATCGGTTCCCGCGGAAGCGATGGGCCTGGCTGGCAAGAAGGGCGTGCTGGCGGTGGGGGCTGATGCCGATCTGGTGCTGCTTGATCCCGATCTGTGTGTCCGGATGACGCTGGTCGCCGGGGAAGTTGTTTACCGGGCCGGTCAGGAAGCCGCGAGCGTCGGTTAA
- a CDS encoding tagatose 1,6-diphosphate aldolase encodes MKIALEPGRLRGIKATSTSHHTFAILAFDQRNNYRQLLPPSATFEDAAAIKRDTAVALSEIASAVLLDPTYGLEAALHMSGHCGLLMALEESGYSGDATYRRTEFDPDWSVAKIKRMGASAVKLLIYYHPDSGPLADELDALVVRVREQCRAEDIPFYLEPLTYSLDATVPRSSEAFARQRPRLVRETAARLSRLGPDILKLEFPVDVAFDRDPRSWAEACAAVSEASRVPWALLSAGVDFDVFEQQVRVACQNGASGFIGGRAIWKECITMPPAERQRFLAEVATERMRRLVAIANAEARPWTDFYQPMAVSEGWYRHYR; translated from the coding sequence ATGAAAATCGCTCTTGAACCCGGTAGACTGCGCGGCATCAAAGCGACCAGCACGTCCCACCATACCTTCGCCATCCTTGCCTTTGACCAGCGCAACAACTACCGCCAGTTACTGCCGCCCTCGGCTACCTTTGAGGACGCCGCCGCCATCAAGCGCGATACAGCGGTGGCGCTCTCAGAGATCGCCAGCGCGGTACTGCTCGATCCCACCTATGGGCTGGAAGCAGCCCTGCACATGTCCGGCCATTGTGGCCTGTTGATGGCCCTGGAAGAAAGCGGCTATTCCGGCGATGCCACCTACCGCCGCACCGAATTTGACCCGGACTGGTCGGTCGCCAAGATCAAGCGTATGGGCGCGTCGGCGGTCAAGCTGCTCATCTACTACCACCCCGATTCCGGCCCTCTGGCCGACGAACTGGATGCCCTGGTTGTCCGGGTCCGGGAGCAGTGCCGGGCGGAAGACATCCCTTTCTACCTGGAACCGCTGACCTACAGCCTGGATGCCACCGTCCCCAGGTCCAGCGAGGCCTTCGCCCGGCAGCGGCCCCGCCTGGTGCGCGAAACAGCCGCCCGTCTGAGCCGCCTGGGGCCGGACATCCTCAAGCTGGAGTTCCCGGTCGATGTCGCCTTTGACCGCGACCCGCGCTCCTGGGCCGAGGCCTGCGCCGCGGTCAGCGAGGCCAGCCGGGTGCCGTGGGCGCTGCTCAGCGCGGGGGTGGATTTCGACGTGTTCGAGCAGCAGGTGCGTGTGGCCTGCCAGAACGGCGCCAGCGGATTCATCGGCGGGCGGGCGATCTGGAAAGAGTGCATCACTATGCCCCCGGCGGAACGGCAGCGCTTCCTGGCGGAGGTAGCCACCGAGCGCATGCGCCGGCTGGTGGCCATTGCCAATGCAGAAGCCCGCCCCTGGACGGATTTCTACCAACCGATGGCGGTCAGCGAGGGGTGGTACCGCCACTATCGCTGA
- a CDS encoding carbohydrate ABC transporter substrate-binding protein gives MLRAKGIVSLVVLLAMVVIALGSVAAQEEQIELVYWSMWNETEGQALVIQKWIAAFEAEHPNIKINAVWNGRQNQTLVRTALAGGTVIDIVDQDADQIAGGLMQEGFGLRLNDYLEMPALDEDVPLKDVFLPGTLDLFAMDGDIYLLPYIYNTVQFWYDKRVFREVGIEVPLTWEQFLANNDKLREAGYAPIAAEGNEPFYSTFYLANMVARIKGPGFLLQTAEDRTGEMWRDPVYLQTSEMLRLLWDRGDIPAVTLGYVWPQGQNTLAFGEAAQSLVGSWLPIELANMVDPGFEWGGFNFPAVEGGEGSVNDTQALLLAFMIIKDTQHPDEAAEFLRFIMTKENQQLMADESLVGVTRQGIEWAPAIADAQAAAMNAERIFPDVDGVYAKHAEYLNTILGVNYSELWQGKITPQEFVDKMATQSAEYWATH, from the coding sequence ATGTTAAGAGCCAAAGGAATTGTCAGTCTGGTTGTTCTCCTGGCGATGGTCGTAATCGCCTTGGGGAGCGTGGCTGCTCAGGAAGAGCAGATCGAGCTGGTATACTGGTCGATGTGGAATGAGACCGAAGGCCAGGCGTTGGTCATCCAGAAGTGGATCGCGGCGTTTGAGGCTGAACATCCCAACATCAAGATCAACGCCGTGTGGAACGGGCGCCAGAACCAGACGCTGGTGCGGACGGCGCTGGCCGGTGGGACAGTGATCGATATCGTCGATCAGGATGCTGACCAGATCGCCGGCGGCCTGATGCAGGAGGGCTTCGGCCTGCGGCTGAATGACTACCTGGAGATGCCGGCGCTGGATGAGGATGTGCCGCTGAAGGATGTCTTCCTGCCCGGCACGCTCGATCTATTCGCCATGGACGGGGACATCTACCTGCTGCCGTACATCTACAACACGGTGCAGTTCTGGTATGACAAGCGGGTCTTCCGGGAAGTCGGCATCGAAGTGCCGCTGACCTGGGAGCAGTTCCTGGCGAATAACGACAAACTGCGGGAAGCGGGCTATGCCCCCATCGCTGCTGAAGGCAACGAGCCGTTCTACTCCACCTTCTACCTGGCCAACATGGTGGCCCGCATCAAAGGCCCTGGCTTCCTGCTGCAGACGGCTGAGGATCGCACCGGCGAGATGTGGCGCGACCCGGTTTACCTGCAGACCTCTGAGATGCTGCGCCTGCTGTGGGACCGCGGCGACATCCCCGCTGTGACCCTGGGCTATGTGTGGCCGCAGGGCCAGAACACCCTGGCCTTTGGCGAGGCGGCGCAGTCGCTGGTTGGCTCCTGGCTGCCGATTGAGCTGGCGAACATGGTCGACCCCGGCTTTGAGTGGGGTGGCTTCAACTTCCCGGCGGTGGAAGGTGGTGAGGGGTCAGTGAACGATACCCAAGCCCTGCTGCTGGCGTTCATGATCATCAAGGATACACAGCATCCGGATGAGGCGGCGGAATTCCTGCGCTTCATCATGACCAAGGAAAACCAGCAACTAATGGCCGATGAATCGCTGGTGGGTGTGACTCGCCAGGGTATCGAGTGGGCGCCGGCGATCGCCGATGCTCAGGCCGCAGCCATGAACGCCGAGAGGATCTTCCCGGATGTGGATGGTGTCTACGCCAAACATGCGGAATACCTGAACACGATTCTGGGGGTCAACTACTCTGAACTGTGGCAGGGCAAGATCACGCCTCAGGAATTCGTCGACAAGATGGCAACCCAGTCGGCGGAATACTGGGCCACGCACTAG
- a CDS encoding sugar ABC transporter permease: protein MRISKRLIILFLLPASALYFWFFLVPTLSALGYSLYDWRGFGTNQTFVGLSNYSELFNDRLFWRSMSNTILILLLGGLITFGLAFVMTMLVTSGIKGRKLFRAIIFLPNVIAVIALTTLWGYLYTPKFGLLGAFFDLIGLDQLAEFPWLGPDTIFWAMLVAIIWIEVGFYLVLFLAGVDKIPEDFYEAARLDGANQFQMFRLITVPLLWDVITVGMVLWSIYAVKIFEFPFSFTGLEPNVNSYTVAVYMYILGFGQRQPIYRLGYATAVGVMLLLVVILVVMVLRRLMRREQLQY, encoded by the coding sequence ATGAGAATTTCCAAGCGCCTCATCATCCTTTTCTTGCTGCCCGCCAGTGCCCTCTATTTCTGGTTTTTCCTGGTGCCGACCTTGTCCGCTCTGGGCTACAGCCTGTACGACTGGCGCGGGTTTGGCACCAACCAGACCTTTGTTGGCCTGAGCAACTATTCGGAGTTGTTTAACGACCGGCTGTTCTGGCGCAGCATGTCCAATACAATTCTGATTCTGTTGCTGGGCGGGCTGATCACCTTCGGCCTGGCGTTTGTGATGACCATGCTGGTCACCTCCGGCATCAAGGGTCGCAAGCTCTTCCGGGCCATCATCTTTTTGCCGAACGTGATTGCGGTCATCGCCCTGACAACGCTATGGGGCTACCTCTACACGCCCAAGTTCGGGTTGCTGGGCGCTTTTTTCGATCTGATCGGGCTGGATCAGCTGGCGGAATTCCCCTGGCTGGGGCCGGATACGATCTTCTGGGCGATGCTGGTGGCGATCATCTGGATTGAAGTCGGGTTCTACCTGGTGCTGTTCCTGGCCGGGGTGGATAAGATTCCCGAAGATTTCTACGAAGCTGCCCGCCTGGATGGCGCCAACCAGTTCCAGATGTTCCGGCTGATCACCGTCCCGCTGCTCTGGGATGTGATCACCGTAGGCATGGTGCTATGGAGCATCTATGCCGTCAAGATCTTCGAATTCCCGTTCTCGTTCACCGGCCTGGAGCCGAACGTGAATTCGTACACGGTAGCCGTGTACATGTATATTCTGGGCTTCGGCCAGCGCCAGCCCATCTACCGCCTGGGCTACGCGACTGCTGTCGGGGTCATGCTGTTGCTGGTGGTGATCCTGGTGGTGATGGTGCTGCGCCGGCTTATGCGCCGTGAACAGCTACAGTATTAG
- a CDS encoding carbohydrate ABC transporter permease, with protein sequence MVEQAVSTGLSPQPARTALSDRRWIRHIPAYLVLGGWSLFTIFTIGWIALASLKSNREVFREPWKLPTSLQFVNYERAWNSAKLGENFFNSVLIVGVSVLVILLVSAPASYILSRVKFRGRELITMIYIAGIGIPYPLLFIPLFAMLAAMGMTNSKEGLILVYVSLSIPFTVYILTGFFSTLPVDLEEAAVIDGASDFQVFRHVMLPLASPGILTAAIFNFIGLWNEFQLALIFIQDPAQRPLSLGLYSLKNSMTYTGDWVGLFAGVVLVMAPTILLFIILSERMISGITMGSVK encoded by the coding sequence ATGGTTGAGCAAGCCGTGAGCACTGGACTATCGCCACAACCCGCCCGCACCGCGCTTTCGGACCGCCGATGGATTCGGCATATCCCCGCCTATCTGGTGCTGGGTGGCTGGTCGCTGTTCACTATTTTTACGATTGGCTGGATCGCGCTGGCCTCCCTGAAGTCCAACCGGGAAGTCTTCCGCGAGCCGTGGAAGCTGCCGACCAGTCTGCAGTTCGTCAACTACGAACGCGCCTGGAATAGCGCCAAGCTGGGGGAAAACTTCTTCAACAGCGTGCTGATTGTCGGCGTCTCGGTGCTGGTCATCCTGCTGGTCAGCGCCCCGGCTTCTTATATTCTGAGCCGGGTCAAATTCCGGGGCAGGGAGCTGATCACCATGATCTACATCGCCGGGATTGGCATCCCCTATCCGCTGCTGTTCATCCCCCTGTTCGCCATGCTGGCCGCGATGGGGATGACCAATTCCAAAGAGGGGTTGATCCTGGTTTATGTCAGCCTGTCGATACCATTTACGGTTTATATCCTGACAGGCTTCTTCTCCACCCTGCCGGTTGACCTGGAGGAAGCGGCGGTCATTGACGGGGCGAGCGATTTCCAGGTGTTCCGCCATGTGATGCTCCCCCTGGCCTCTCCCGGAATCCTGACGGCGGCGATCTTCAACTTCATTGGCCTGTGGAACGAATTCCAGCTTGCCCTGATCTTCATCCAGGATCCGGCCCAGCGGCCCCTGTCGCTGGGGTTGTACTCGCTGAAGAACTCGATGACTTACACCGGCGACTGGGTAGGGCTGTTTGCCGGGGTGGTGCTGGTGATGGCTCCCACGATCCTGTTGTTCATCATTCTCTCTGAGCGGATGATCTCCGGGATCACGATGGGGTCGGTGAAGTGA
- a CDS encoding SIS domain-containing protein, giving the protein MALLHDYAEQVTALLHRLVDEEAENIRKAAQILADAIAGDGRIFAFGCTHSSTVLQDILVRAGGLMLINPIFAPGLEAIDTHPVTLSSAIERLEGYAAGILDNTPIRAGDVLILVSVSGRNAVPVEMAMEAKARGIKVIAMTSMTYTQSVESRHSSGRKMYEFADVVLDNKAPKGDAILSVAGVPQRICPVSGVTGPALLQMLVAATVEELLARGVTPPVFLAANVEGGDEYNAALLAQYKDRIFYL; this is encoded by the coding sequence ATGGCTCTGTTGCACGATTATGCTGAACAGGTTACCGCGTTGCTCCACCGCCTTGTGGATGAGGAAGCGGAAAACATCCGGAAGGCGGCGCAGATTCTGGCGGATGCTATCGCCGGGGATGGGCGGATTTTCGCTTTCGGTTGTACGCATTCCTCCACCGTGCTGCAGGATATCCTGGTGCGGGCCGGCGGACTGATGCTGATCAATCCGATCTTTGCGCCGGGTCTGGAGGCGATTGATACCCACCCCGTGACGCTTTCCTCAGCCATCGAGCGGCTGGAAGGGTACGCCGCCGGTATCCTGGACAATACGCCGATCCGGGCCGGGGATGTGTTGATTCTGGTTTCAGTCTCCGGGCGCAACGCGGTTCCGGTAGAGATGGCGATGGAGGCAAAGGCGCGCGGGATCAAGGTGATTGCCATGACCTCCATGACCTACACGCAGTCCGTTGAGTCGCGCCATTCTTCCGGCAGGAAGATGTACGAATTCGCTGATGTGGTGCTGGACAACAAGGCTCCCAAGGGGGATGCCATTCTGTCGGTGGCGGGGGTTCCACAGCGCATCTGCCCGGTTTCCGGGGTGACCGGCCCAGCCCTGCTGCAAATGCTGGTGGCGGCTACCGTGGAGGAACTGCTGGCGCGGGGCGTCACGCCGCCGGTATTCCTGGCGGCCAATGTCGAGGGCGGGGATGAGTACAATGCCGCCCTGCTGGCGCAGTATAAGGACCGCATTTTCTACCTGTGA